The Bombus fervidus isolate BK054 chromosome 1, iyBomFerv1, whole genome shotgun sequence genome includes a window with the following:
- the LOC139986174 gene encoding TBC domain-containing protein kinase-like protein isoform X1 — MCPALLENEERCFGGMTFFAQSHPVEVCGSNGLPLTPNSITIYGKSQFLKTIHHPNLSTYLDIIRSKHERVVVVAEYNGDTLNKKENLNVDDIVKIAFQCLLGLQHMNNLGLVHRHLNPENILVNKSGNVQLYNFGLYYMTDSGKNVSFPIGYPKYTAPEVFLSSGVSSSKVDSWSLGMIIAELLLGKSMWPGVKLSQCLRKVLSLIHCETSVFERLAREANCYNIYKDLPDKVKDFVDCCLQIHPLTRKVPEELLKLPIFEEFLLQNEKEKEKSLYKNVIVRKMDELYYLWQLAGGDITVELKKQGFIRSRPPILSIPNLVILLGQMFGRRDTAGLLDLRVVKVPLDTLHQRLSHIPYIANYPWLTNQMRVQSQEDLIDAASQLPLIIRERDTEYQFYRIVLYDRLLQVYPITREAIIEEAHKDIPPPVRGAVWAALLGITGDIQKRYDMIDKETPTHTDRQIEVDIPRCHQYSELLSSGAGHERLQRLLKAWVRNNPHYVYWQGLDSLTAPFLYLNFNNEARAFECLSAFIPKYLHKFFLKDNSAIIQEYLGKFSQIIAFHDPQLANHLRSINFVLELFAIPWFLTMFSHVFPLHKILHLWDKLLLGDSSFPLLVGLAILKQLRDSLLTSGFNECILLFSDLPEIDIELCVKDSMMMYQNTPPSITYRKHQFNQPKDINWLEPEPGTEKMPRISVDDFLDLLDNSPERLITVDVRNNIQFERGAVVGSINIPFTSVQLSLTHIETLGPHAKPLVENKNSVVVIIGPHDQNNALFADFLVKCGVVGVCSLQGGISILRAKSPNVIVALR, encoded by the exons ATGTGTCCAGCACTTTtagaaaacgaagaacgaTGTTTCGGAGGGATGACATTTTTTGCCCAAAGTCATCCAGTTGAAGTTTGTGGTAGTAATGGTTTACCTCTTACACCAAATTCAATAACCATATATGGAAAATCTCAATTTTTAAAGACTATTCACCATCCAAATTTATCAACATATCTTGATATAATTAGAAGTAAACATG aACGGGTAGTAGTGGTTGCAGAATATAATGGAGatacattaaataaaaaagaaaatttaaatgttgATGATATTGTGAAAATAGCATTTCAATGCCTGTTAGGTTTACAGCATATGAATAATTTAGGCTTAGTACACAGACATTTAAATcctgaaaatatattagtCAATAAAAGTGGAAATGtacagttatataattttggtttatattatatgacaGATAGTGGAAAGAATGTATCTTTTCCTATTGG ttatCCAAAGTATACAGCTCCTGAAGTATTTCTGAGTTCTGGTGTCAGTAGCTCAAAAGTAGATTCTTGGTCTTTAGGTATGATTATTGCAGAATTATTATTGGGAAAGTCAATGTGGCCAGGTGTAAAATTATCTCAATGTTTGCGGAAAGTTCTTAGTCTAATACACTGTGAAACTTCTGTTTTTGAACGTCTTGCAAGAGAAGCTAattgttacaatatttataag GATTTACCTGATAAAGTAAAGGATTTTGTAGATTGTTGCTTACAAATTCACCCCTTAACGCGCAAGGTACCAGAAGAGTTACTGAAGTTACCtatatttgaagaatttttattacaaaatgagaaagaaaaagaaaaaagtttatataagaatgttattgttagaaaaatggatgaattatattatttatggcAATTAGCAGGAGGCGATATTACTGTGGAGTTAAAGAAACAGGGATTTATCCGGTCAAGACCACCTATTTTATCAATTCCAAA tttaGTGATACTTTTAGGTCAAATGTTTGGCAGAAGAGACACAGCAGGATTACTTGATTTACGTGTGGTTAAAGTTCCTCTTGATACACTACATCAACGTTTGTCTCATATTCCATATATAGCTAATTATCCATGGTTAACAAATCA AATGCGTGTTCAATCGCAAGAGGATTTGATAGATGCTGCTTCCCAGTTACCTTTAATtataagagaaagagatacagaatatcaattttatagaattgtTTTATATGATAGATTACTACAG GTTTATCCAATTACACGGGAAGCAATAATTGAAGAAGCACACAAAGATATACCTCCACCTGTTAGGGGAGCTGTATGGGCAGCATTGCTTGGTATTACTGGTGATATTCAGAAACGTTATGATATGATTGATAAAGAAACACCTACGCACACAGATCGACAA ATAGAAGTAGACATACCAAGATGTCATCAGTATAGTGAATTATTGTCATCTGGTGCTGGTCACGAAAGATTACAAAGATTGCTCAAAGCATGGGTTCGAAATAATCCTCATTATGTTTATTGGCAAGGATTAGATTCGTTAACAGCTCCATTTCtatatcttaattttaataacgaag ctaGAGCATTCGAATGTCTGTCTGCATTTATACCAAAATATCTTCACAAATTTTTTCTGAAAGATAATTCTGCTATTATACAAGAATATTTAGGAAAATTTTCACAAATTATAGCTTTCCATGATCCACAATTAGCTAATCATCTTAGATCAATCAACTTTGTATTAGAATTGTTTGCAATTCCATGGTTTTTAACAATGTTTTCAC ATGTGTTTCCACTTCACAAAATACTTCATTTATGGGATAAACTTCTATTAGGAGATTCATCATTTCCACTTTTAGTTGGACTagcaatattaaaacaattacgAGATTCTCTTTTAACTTCAGGTTTCAATGAATGTATCCTCTTATTCTCTGATCTTCCTGAAATTGACATCGAATTATGTGTTAAAGATTCTATGATGATGTATCAAAATACACCACCTAGTATTACTTATAGAAAACATCAGTTTAATCAAccaaaa GATATAAATTGGTTAGAACCAGAACCAGGTACTGAAAAAATGCCAAGAATTTCTGTTGATGACtttttagatttattagaCAATAGCCCTGAAAGATTAATAACTGTAGATGTACGCAATAACATACA ATTTGAAAGAGGTGCTGTAGTAGGCAGTATTAATATTCCATTTACAAGCGTACAACTTTCCTTAACTCATATTGAAACTCTTGGACCACATGCAAAACCActtgtagaaaataaaaatagcgtTGTTGTAATTATTGGGCCTCATGATCAAAATAATGCCTTG ttTGCAGATTTTTTGGTAAAATGTGGAGTTGTGGGTGTATGTTCTTTACAAGGAGGAATTTCTATCTTACGGGCAAAATCTCCAAATGTTATAGTAGCACTACGATAA
- the LOC139986174 gene encoding TBC domain-containing protein kinase-like protein isoform X2: protein MCPALLENEERCFGGMTFFAQSHPVEVCGSNGLPLTPNSITIYGKSQFLKTIHHPNLSTYLDIIRSKHERVVVVAEYNGDTLNKKENLNVDDIVKIAFQCLLGLQHMNNLGLVHRHLNPENILVNKSGNVQLYNFGLYYMTDSGKNVSFPIGYPKYTAPEVFLSSGVSSSKVDSWSLGMIIAELLLGKSMWPGVKLSQCLRKVLSLIHCETSVFERLAREANCYNIYKDLPDKVKDFVDCCLQIHPLTRKVPEELLKLPIFEEFLLQNEKEKEKSLYKNVIVRKMDELYYLWQLAGGDITVELKKQGFIRSRPPILSIPNLVILLGQMFGRRDTAGLLDLRVVKVPLDTLHQRLSHIPYIANYPWLTNQMRVQSQEDLIDAASQLPLIIRERDTEYQFYRIVLYDRLLQVYPITREAIIEEAHKDIPPPVRGAVWAALLGITGDIQKRYDMIDKETPTHTDRQIEVDIPRCHQYSELLSSGAGHERLQRLLKAWVRNNPHYVYWQGLDSLTAPFLYLNFNNEARAFECLSAFIPKYLHKFFLKDNSAIIQEYLGKFSQIIAFHDPQLANHLRSINFVLELFAIPWFLTMFSHVFPLHKILHLWDKLLLGDSSFPLLVGLAILKQLRDSLLTSGFNECILLFSDLPEIDIELCVKDSMMMYQNTPPSITYRKHQFNQPKDINWLEPEPGTEKMPRISVDDFLDLLDNSPERLITVDVRNNIQFERGAVVGSINIPFTSVQLSLTHIETLGPHAKPLVENKNSVVVIIGPHDQNNALIFW, encoded by the exons ATGTGTCCAGCACTTTtagaaaacgaagaacgaTGTTTCGGAGGGATGACATTTTTTGCCCAAAGTCATCCAGTTGAAGTTTGTGGTAGTAATGGTTTACCTCTTACACCAAATTCAATAACCATATATGGAAAATCTCAATTTTTAAAGACTATTCACCATCCAAATTTATCAACATATCTTGATATAATTAGAAGTAAACATG aACGGGTAGTAGTGGTTGCAGAATATAATGGAGatacattaaataaaaaagaaaatttaaatgttgATGATATTGTGAAAATAGCATTTCAATGCCTGTTAGGTTTACAGCATATGAATAATTTAGGCTTAGTACACAGACATTTAAATcctgaaaatatattagtCAATAAAAGTGGAAATGtacagttatataattttggtttatattatatgacaGATAGTGGAAAGAATGTATCTTTTCCTATTGG ttatCCAAAGTATACAGCTCCTGAAGTATTTCTGAGTTCTGGTGTCAGTAGCTCAAAAGTAGATTCTTGGTCTTTAGGTATGATTATTGCAGAATTATTATTGGGAAAGTCAATGTGGCCAGGTGTAAAATTATCTCAATGTTTGCGGAAAGTTCTTAGTCTAATACACTGTGAAACTTCTGTTTTTGAACGTCTTGCAAGAGAAGCTAattgttacaatatttataag GATTTACCTGATAAAGTAAAGGATTTTGTAGATTGTTGCTTACAAATTCACCCCTTAACGCGCAAGGTACCAGAAGAGTTACTGAAGTTACCtatatttgaagaatttttattacaaaatgagaaagaaaaagaaaaaagtttatataagaatgttattgttagaaaaatggatgaattatattatttatggcAATTAGCAGGAGGCGATATTACTGTGGAGTTAAAGAAACAGGGATTTATCCGGTCAAGACCACCTATTTTATCAATTCCAAA tttaGTGATACTTTTAGGTCAAATGTTTGGCAGAAGAGACACAGCAGGATTACTTGATTTACGTGTGGTTAAAGTTCCTCTTGATACACTACATCAACGTTTGTCTCATATTCCATATATAGCTAATTATCCATGGTTAACAAATCA AATGCGTGTTCAATCGCAAGAGGATTTGATAGATGCTGCTTCCCAGTTACCTTTAATtataagagaaagagatacagaatatcaattttatagaattgtTTTATATGATAGATTACTACAG GTTTATCCAATTACACGGGAAGCAATAATTGAAGAAGCACACAAAGATATACCTCCACCTGTTAGGGGAGCTGTATGGGCAGCATTGCTTGGTATTACTGGTGATATTCAGAAACGTTATGATATGATTGATAAAGAAACACCTACGCACACAGATCGACAA ATAGAAGTAGACATACCAAGATGTCATCAGTATAGTGAATTATTGTCATCTGGTGCTGGTCACGAAAGATTACAAAGATTGCTCAAAGCATGGGTTCGAAATAATCCTCATTATGTTTATTGGCAAGGATTAGATTCGTTAACAGCTCCATTTCtatatcttaattttaataacgaag ctaGAGCATTCGAATGTCTGTCTGCATTTATACCAAAATATCTTCACAAATTTTTTCTGAAAGATAATTCTGCTATTATACAAGAATATTTAGGAAAATTTTCACAAATTATAGCTTTCCATGATCCACAATTAGCTAATCATCTTAGATCAATCAACTTTGTATTAGAATTGTTTGCAATTCCATGGTTTTTAACAATGTTTTCAC ATGTGTTTCCACTTCACAAAATACTTCATTTATGGGATAAACTTCTATTAGGAGATTCATCATTTCCACTTTTAGTTGGACTagcaatattaaaacaattacgAGATTCTCTTTTAACTTCAGGTTTCAATGAATGTATCCTCTTATTCTCTGATCTTCCTGAAATTGACATCGAATTATGTGTTAAAGATTCTATGATGATGTATCAAAATACACCACCTAGTATTACTTATAGAAAACATCAGTTTAATCAAccaaaa GATATAAATTGGTTAGAACCAGAACCAGGTACTGAAAAAATGCCAAGAATTTCTGTTGATGACtttttagatttattagaCAATAGCCCTGAAAGATTAATAACTGTAGATGTACGCAATAACATACA ATTTGAAAGAGGTGCTGTAGTAGGCAGTATTAATATTCCATTTACAAGCGTACAACTTTCCTTAACTCATATTGAAACTCTTGGACCACATGCAAAACCActtgtagaaaataaaaatagcgtTGTTGTAATTATTGGGCCTCATGATCAAAATAATGCCTTG ATTTTTTGGTAA
- the Rpl10ab gene encoding ribosomal protein L10Ab yields MTSKVSRDTLYECVNGVIQNSQDKKRKFLETVELQIGLKNYDPQKDKRFSGTVKLKNIPRPKMQVCVLGDQQHCDEAKANNIPYMDAEALKKLNKNKKLVKKLAKKYDAFLASESLIKQIPRILGPGLNKAGKFPGLLSHQESMVGKIDEVKATIKFQMKKVLCLSVAVGHVGMTPDELVQNVHLSINFLVSLLKKHWQNVRSLHIKSSMGPPQRLY; encoded by the exons ATGAC GTCCAAAGTATCACGTGATACTCTCTATGAATGTGTGAATGGTGTTATCCAAAATTCACAAgacaaaaaaaggaaattcttAGAAACAGTGGAACTCCAAATTGGCTTGAAGAATTATGATCCTCAAAAGGACAAACGTTTCTCAGGCACCGTCAA GTTGAAGAATATTCCAAGACCAAAGATGCAAGTTTGTGTTTTGGGAGATCAGCAACACTGTGATGAAGCTAAAGCTAATAATATTCCATATATGGATGCAGAAgcattgaaaaaattaaataagaacaaaaagCTTGTGAAGAAACTAG CTAAAAAATATGACGCCTTCTTAGCTAGTGAgtctttaattaaacaaattccaCGTATTCTTGGTCCTGGTCTGAACAAAGCTGGCAAGTTTCCTGGTCTTCTATCTCATCAGGAGTCAATGGTAGGGAAAATTGATGAGGTGAAAGCTACAATTAAATTCCAAATGAAGAAG GTATTATGTTTATCAGTGGCTGTAGGTCACGTGGGAATGACTCCAGATGAATTGGTACAAAATGTACATCTTTCAATTAACTTCTTAGTTTCATTGTTGAAAAAACACTGGCAAAATGTACGTTCTCTTCACATTAAATCTTCTATGGGACCACCTCAGAGATTATACTAA